A stretch of the Rosa rugosa chromosome 5, drRosRugo1.1, whole genome shotgun sequence genome encodes the following:
- the LOC133711333 gene encoding uncharacterized protein LOC133711333, with protein sequence MNFDGATDVKNGVCGLGVVFRDHLGHLRGAMAVPQVGNISPRAVESLALLHGLRFALHVGYLSLEVEGDALTVLNTLHDDSGDLSSEGHILDEVKQLVLSFTSCS encoded by the coding sequence ATGAATTTCGATGGTGCTACTGATGTGAAGAATGGGGTCTGTGGGCTGGGAGTAGTTTTCCGAGACCATTTAGGACATCTACGAGGGGCTATGGCTGTTCCCCAGGTTGGTAATATCTCACCAAGGGCTGTTGAATCGTTGGCACTACTACATGGTCTCAGGTTTGCTCTACATGTTGGTTATTTAAGTTTAGAAGTAGAGGGGGATGCGCTAACAGTCTTAAATACCTTGCATGATGACAGTGGTGATCTTAGTTCGGAAGGTCATATATTAGATGAAGTTAAACAGTTAGTTTTATCTTTTACTAGTTGTAGTTGA
- the LOC133710981 gene encoding uncharacterized protein At5g19025, whose amino-acid sequence MRSSSSSSFTATSSSSPSPKPKSSNPNHHSNGGSNPNCTLLCKHSPSATLDLLILILVLFSGTFLITSYFAYIFNSLSLLLSHSAPHLQFLPIPYLLGFLFFFVAALLFVEFCCGARSRKCDRHGCKGLKKAMEFDLQLQTEECVKTGSKEIDKLPWKGGSDTNPDYECLRSELRKMAPHNGRAVLLFRARCGCPVAKLEGWGPKRGRRHKKALASTIPNGGDNR is encoded by the exons atgcgctcttcctcctcctcctccttcaccGCCACGTCATCCTCCTCTCCGTCCCCgaaacccaaatcctcaaaccCTAACCACCACTCCAATGGCGGCAGCAACCCGAATTGCACGCTCCTCTGCAAGCACTCGCCGTCGGCGACCCTCGACCTCCTAATCCTCATCCTGGTCCTCTTCTCCGGCACGTTCCTCATCACCTCCTACTTCGCCTACATCTTCAACTCCCTCTCCCTCCTCCTGTCCCACTCCGCCCCGCACCTCCAGTTCCTCCCGATCCCCTACCTCCTcggcttcctcttcttcttcgtcgcCGCCCTCCTCTTCGTCGAGTTCTGCTGCGGCGCCCGATCGCGCAAGTGCGACCGCCACGGCTGCAAGGGCTTGAAGAAGGCCATGGAATTCGATTTGCAGCTGCAGACGGAGGAGTGTGTCAAGACCGGGTCTAAGGAGATCGATAAGCTGCCCTGGAAGGGCGGGAGTGACACCAATCCCGATTACGAGTGTCTCCGGTCCGAGCTCCGGAAGATGGCTCCGCACAATGGCCGTGCCGTCCTGCTCTTTCGGGCGCGGTGTGGGTGCCCCGTCGCCAAGCTTGAAGGCTGGGGTCCCAAGCGAGGCCGCCGGCATAAGAA GGCTCTGGCTAGTACGATTCCCAACGGAGGAGACAATCGCTGA
- the LOC133711332 gene encoding uncharacterized protein LOC133711332, with the protein MIQHFSALLKLQGQTEFVWEVKHQEAIDSIKAYLTNPPVLVPPKPNQPLKLYISAAEASIGSLLAQNDEAGVGHAIFYLSRTLIDCETRYTSMEKLCLTLYFSACKLRHYMLSFTTCIIAQTDLVKYMLSRAILRGRIGKWVLALSEFSLQYVPQKDVKGQAIADFLAHHPMLDAPELRELEVPANLWGKACHIHCSEPFTDGQEAVVLQPWVLYFDGSRTDTMARAGITLENPAGDHFSYSFQLDFQCTNNQAEYEALIIGLEVLLEMGVRDVQILGDSLLVINQLREKFRCVSFALVPYLNKTLELLDQFDDLDLEHIPRERNFAANELAQLATGVTLRYGMRERILKVERRTLPSWMARKDPLDNTSVATLEPIDVD; encoded by the coding sequence ATGATTCAGCATTTTTCTGCTCTACTAAAGCTGCAAGGACAAACAGAATTTGTGTGGGAAGTGAAGCATCAAGAGGCAATTGATAGCATAAAGGCCTACCTAACCAATCCACCAGTTCTCGTTCCTCCGAAACCAAACCAACCGCTCAAACTCTACATCTCAGCAGCGGAAGCTTCAATAGGCAGCCTGCTGGCACAAAACGACGAAGCGGGAGTGGGGCATGCTATCTTCTACCTTAGTAGAACGTTAATAGATTGCGAAACCAGGTACACATCAATGGAAAAGCTATGTTTAACGTTATACTTCTCTGCATGtaagctgcgccactacatgttgTCATTTACTACATGCATAATCGCTCAAACCGATCTAGTCAAATATATGTTGTCGCGGGCCATTCTTAGGGGCCGAATTGGCAAATGGGTCTTGGCTCTTTCAGAATTTTCTTTACAATATGTCCCTCAAAAGGATGTGAAGGGTCAAGCCATCGCGGATTTTCTAGCGCATCATCCCATGCTGGACGCTCCAGAGCTTCGCGAGCTAGAGGTCCCGGCAAATTTATGGGGAAAGGCATGTCATATACATTGCTCAGAACCTTTCACCGATGGCCAGGAAGCGGTCGTGTTACAGCCGTGGGTGTTGTACTTTGATGGTTCCCGAACAGATACCATGGCCAGAGCAGGAATCACACTGGAGAATCCGGCGGGAGATCACTTTTCGTACTCATTCCAGTTGGACTTTCAATGTACCAACAACCAGGCTGAATATGAGGCCTTAATCATAGGCCTAGAAGTATTGCTGGAAATGGGAGTCAGAGACGTACAAATACTTGGAGATTCTCTCCTGGTCATCAATCAGCTGCGCGAAAAGTTCAGATGCGTTAGCTTCGCGCTGGTTCCTTATTTAAACAAGACACTAGAACTGTTGGACCAGTTTGATGACCTGGATCTTGAGCACATTCCTCGCGAACGAAATTTCGCTGCGAACGAGTTGGCCCAGCTGGCAACAGGGGTAACGCTGAGATATGGCATGCGCGAGAGAATCTTGAAAGTAGAGCGTCGAACGCTTCCTTCTTGGATGGCGAGAAAAGATCCTCTAGACAACACGTCAGTAGCGACTTTGGAGCCCATTGATGTGGATTGa
- the LOC133707902 gene encoding probable hexosyltransferase MUCI70: protein MLNNKSISIAVSDDESDELGRMRVQVRRKRKKLHHRFKNGVVRNLVRYWPLFWALVIFLAAIGLLLYEAWTIGWKSPQLNSSELTAVNNDLNRLDPITQVVRGVTQRCLPILPPEQLEHLEIPVLQDSTSPVKKLIYTTENDAPLLGRRYNTLSQEHTDATRFNLFTGNQTLDQRGEMFKVNETVTINCGFYSEGGGFKISNEDKNYMKSCDIVVSTCAFGGGDDLYQPIGMSEASLQKVCFVAFWDEVTVSTQESAEHRIGEDGFIGKWRIVVVKDLPFADQRLNGKIPKMLAHRLFPLSKYSIWVDSKSQFRRDPLGVLEALLWRTNSVLAISEHGARSSIYDEAKAVVKKNKAKPEEVKMQLTQYRSDGLPEDKRFNGKKALAEASVIVREHTPLTNMFMCLWFNEVVRFTSRDQLSFPYVLWRLKVLKNINMFPVCTRKDLVTSMGHIRKAMPLSI, encoded by the exons ATGTTGAACAACAAGAGCATATCAATCGCAGTGTCGGATGACGAATCTGACGAACTCGGCCGGATGCGCGTTCAAGTTCGCCGGAAGCGCAAGAAACTCCACCACCGATTCAAGAACGGAGTGGTGAGGAATCTGGTCAGGTACTGGCCCCTGTTCTGGGCCCTTGTGATTTTTCTAGCAGCGATTGGTTTGCTTCTGTATGAGGCATGGACTATCGGCTGGAAATCCCCTCAACTCAATAGCTCAGAACTCACTGCGGTGAACAATGATTTGAATCGGCTTGATCCTATCACTCAGGTTGTTCGTGGCGTTACGCAAC GTTGCTTGCCAATCTTACCTCCTGAACAACTTGAGCATCTGGAAATTCCTGTGCTCCAAGATTCCACTAGTCCTGTTAAAAAATTGATATACACAACTGAGAATGATGCTCCGTTGTTAGGACGACGGTACAACACCCTGTCTCAAGAGCACACAGATGCAACAAGATTTAATTTGTTTACTGGAAATCAAACTCTAGATCAGAGAGGTGAAATGTTTAAG GTAAATGAAACTGTTACTATAAACTGTGGTTTCTACAGTGAAGGTGGTGGGTTTAAGATCTCAAATGAAGACAAGAATTACATGAAAAGTTGTGACATTGTAGTCTCCACTTGTGCATTTGGTGGTGGAGATGATCTTTATCAACCCATTGGAATGTCAGAGGCATCCCTTCAGAAG GTTTGCTTTGTTGCTTTTTGGGATGAAGTTACTGTGAGTACTCAAGAGTCAGCTGAACATAGAATTGGTGAGGATGGATTTATTGGGAAATGGCGCATTGTGGTTGTAAAAGATCTCCCTTTTGCGGACCAAAGGTTAAATGGAAAAATCCCGAAG ATGTTGGCGCATCGTCTTTTTCCTCTTTCAAAGTATTCCATTTGGGTAGATTCGAAGTCCCAATTTAGAAGGGACCCTTTAGGTGTGCTCGAAGCTCTTCTCTGGCGTACAAATTCTGTACTTGCAATCTCAGAACATGGAGCTCGTAGTAGCATTTATGACGAGGCGAAGGCTGTTGTTAAGAAAAACAAGGCCAAACCTGAAGAAGTTAAGATGCAGTTGACTCAATATCGGAGTGATGGCTTGCCAGAAGACAAGCGATTCAATGGAAAGAAAG CTCTAGCGGAAGCATCTGTTATCGTGAGGGAGCATACCCCACTGACTAATATGTTTATGTGCCTCTGGTTCAACGAGGTGGTTCGTTTTACTTCTCGCGATCAGCTTAGTTTCCCGTATGTACTATGGCGGTTGAAAGTGCTCAAGAACATTAACATGTTCCCTGTATGCACCCGCAAAGATCTTGTTACTAGCATGGGCCACATTCGCAAGGCTATGCCTCTCAGTATTTGA